The Myripristis murdjan chromosome 8, fMyrMur1.1, whole genome shotgun sequence genomic sequence GAAAACAGGCATAGTTGTTTACTCTAGAAGCTAcctcaaaatatataaatgtgtaaatagATAATAAGTAACAGCATTCTGTCTGTAAAAAATATAGACCTATTACATAGCTACTATTGTCTAAGAAGGGCTTGTATGGAGTTTAAGTAACCACCAGTTTCAGAGACCATGTTTTGTTCACACTGTGCAAGTACAATCCACACAGTATTTGTTCAGCACAAATTTGTAAATAATTGTGCAGAGAAGGTTCTGTCAAGATAAGATCAGATGTATATCATTGATTTGAAGTTGCTGGTAAACACAAAATAGACAGGTTTTTTGCCGAAGACCGTAATTCTACTGTGACAATTGTTAAACATCAGGATGCATGTGACGCCACAGCGTTTCCAGACCTCGCTTTGGGAACCACCACTCTGGAGTAAACCTCAGGACTCTGCTATTCTGTTTTCCATAGAAAAGCAATTGTGTAACTAAAGCCCAAAACAGTGCACAGTAAGATACAAATTTTGTTGAAGGCAGTGTTAGTTTTCACTATGAACCACCACTGCCCTCTTTTTTGAGTGCCTCACCTCCAGTCAGTCTAGTGTTATATTTACTCCACATGTGTTAATTGTGTGTGGTGGAGTGTGTGAAGTGGCAGAGAATATACAGACACATATAACTGAACTGTGTCTGTTGCAGTTCAAATTAGATGCCACAGAAATATCCTTCAACCTCTCTCTTAAGCCTGTTACAACCTTAATCCCCCGCAGCCACCCCTCCAAGCTTCCTGCTCACTCCCTTGCTGTAATTCCCTGAGTGGTGAAATGCAAATCTGCTCCACAGGGCCCTCTAAGCAGCTTTCAGTGCCttgttccttaaaaaaaaaatgtctctgccACAAGGCCAAATACTACaattcaaaatgaaattctttgcCCTATATTATGTGGATGGGCCCCAGATTGTTGAAATATTGACCTGAGCTTGACTTTTTGTTAATCCAGAATTGTATTCATGCATAACCGATGAGTGCCGCATATCATTGCACAATGGGAAGTTGCTTCAGGAACGTAATTAACCAGATACGCTTAACAGTGTCAGTACTTCATAGTTTGTGTACATCTAAACTACTAGCTGTTTCAGTTCAAATTTGAACGCCTTAAAAAGCTGCTACAGATCCCAGTTTTTGTCCCTAGTAATCTGACATTACTGGCCTGTTTGCGTATATGTCCCGCAGAGCAGATTCTCATATTATCCTGGCCGACAGCAGACTGTGTAACTGATCTGTCTGGTAAGGCCTGACCACACGTCCCTTTTTAGCTGCCCCTTCTTTGCCTTACTGAGCCATTATCTACCCAGTCCAGGATTTACATCTCCATTAGCACAATTTAAGCAGAATTTCACTGTGTGGATGACACTAGAGCGCAAGTATTTTTCTGACAATTGCTGCAAGTTTAATGGTCATTGATGGTAATTAAGTGACACCCACGAGTAACAGGTCTTCCCTGGAGTCACTGGTGCTCTGCTTAATCTTCAATGGacacacagtgaaaatgacaaagCTCATTTCCACAATTACTCTCTCGGTGAGGCTGTCAGCTACAGACTGGATCAAGCATGCATCCAAGGCACGGAATACTTTCTTTCAGTGGTTTGTGAATGTTCCTGGCTTGgtgtttttactgtaaggatGAAATTAAATATTCTAGGCCATTTCAAGTTCATTTGGGTCCCTCATTTCTAAACAGAGTCTGATCCGAGTTTCCATTCTTAGCTTTTTAGCCAAGTGCGTAGAAAGCAGCGCACTGCTTTTGAGGTTTTTATTCTATGTCATCTCATTGATTGCATGTGATCAACCTTTTCTGCAGTTAACCAAATGGTGCTGCTGCAGACAAGAAAGTACCCAAATATCTGAAAGGGCACAACATACGTAGTTAAATGCTGTTACCTCTACGTCTTGAATTTCTCATCTGAGTGCCGTGCCCTAGAAAATTAAACAGATCACACTAGCTGCCCTGGCTGAGTTTCCAACAGCTTCCCAAAACTGACGCACGAGAAAGACCACCTTCAAAGCCCAACCAGTGGAGCTAAAACTCAGAAACTGTGGAAAATATCATACCAAATTGGAGAACAGGATACAGATCTGAGCAGTAGCTGGCTGATCTGGAGAGGAGGCTGCTGAACTGAAGTCAAAAGAATTTCACAGTATTGTTGAACTTTGAAGTTGATTTCTGGATTGAACAGCAGAATATTGAACAGTCGGTCTAATTTCTCTCCTATtgacaaaaatttaaaacagaaaaagaaaaaaaaaactatcattGAGCTACTGATGGATTCGCAATTTGGAAGTTATTGGAGAGTTTTATTGTCTGAAACCTGCAGACCACTTATTTCTCTTTAAGACACCAAAAAATATCTTAATGTGGTGCTTACAATATGATTGTAAAGTACACAAGGGCTTGCGACTGCTTGTGCTtaggaaatacaaaataatgcaCTGGCAAATTGCTGCAGGTTCTGTTTTCTAAAAGGAGACACATTAGCCACGATGTTGTTTTGATAATTTCTTCCTTCAGTAAGTGTAAACAACAATGAAGCATAACTTCTCTGAAAGGACCTCCTGCTTTTTGAGCCACAACTGGTGCACATGAATACCCCCTTTTTCacatccatttttaaaaacctttttatGAAGCTCTTCCAAATTGCGTCACAACAAAATCCTCTTGAATTGGGCGCCCATCTTCAGCTTTAATATTGCACTacactttgaaaatgtgttcaaCACTATGAGAAATTTCAAGTTACTTTAAAGTTATGCATTATGTTATGCATTATGCAAGTTGCAGTAATCAAGACTCCTTAACTACTTCAATTGTGAAAGGCATGCTTTCTTCAAACCTCCTGGGTCTTGTTTTTTGAACTAAATGTGCAGCACCTCAACCCCTTCTCAGTTTGAGACTTAATTACTTAATAATTACTATTGCACGACAAAGACAGGTGATCACATTAAAAACATGTGTGCTGTTTCTCACCACAGTAATGTGGTTCATTACCTTGCTTGACGGAGACAAATCTTTTATTAGCAGCTTGAAACACTACTTGTGGATGACTCTCCTCTAGATCAAACAGCTCATCCTTTCCAGGCTTAGAGCATCGGCCGGAGCGCAGTGTGCCAGTGGGACCTATAGGGCTCAGGTACTTCCCGTCACAGTCCTTGAAGGCCAGCTTACCAGATTTGAGCTCCAGTGTGAAGCTAGTAGTGTGGATGTTCTCTTTCACAAGTTTACCATCATTATTGAGGAAGCGGCTGTCACATGTCTTCAGGCTGTACTTGCCATCTGTGTAGACCAGAGTGACCAGGGAGTCCACTCCCCAGGGAATGTTGCTGTCCACTGAAATCTCTCCATCTGAGGCAGACAAGTGGGCATAGCGCTTACGTGCCACACTGAGCAAACTGGCCTGTGGGTGGAGGGCCAGGTGGACGGTCCACAACTCCGTCTCACCAATGACCTGGGCAAAGCATGACAGGTAGTCAGCCGAGCCACCAAAATAGCGCAGGTAAGATTCTGACTGCAGGGCCCACCGTCCATCAGACTGGGGCACAATGAGGAAGCGGCAGTCAGAGTCAGGCTTCTCCACTCCACAGGTGATCTTCCCATCCTTGTCGGAGGCCAGATAGCGTCCTAGGTGGCTGCGGAGGAACACCACCTGGCTGTCCTGCTCGTCCTGCTCCAGGGTCCAGATCTGTTTCTTCTTCATGCTGGTGGCCGAGGCGTTCACCTTGAAGCCAAAGGCCTCGGCCGTCAAGTACCGACTCTCGTGGTTGATGAGGCCAAACTGCAGCTTCAGGGCATTATTAATTCCGTTTGTGGGCATGCTTGGTCCGTCCTCACGTTAAGATTTCAGCTGAACAGGTTTAGGACAAACAAGGGAAAGGGTAATGGGGGAAAGCAAACACGAGATAGAAAGGAGAAAGCAAATGTTTGATCTTTTCCGTCTCTCAAGCTGTAAATTAGCTTCACTTATCTCCCTTAATGGAATGTTCCGTGTTCCTCTCTTACGCTCttacacgctctctctctctctctctctcccttccccagACGGCTTGCTCTCTGTTCCTTAATCAGTTGGGATTAAAATCAGCAGGACACAGCACCTCAATCCAACAAGCCGCTGACGTCACATACCAACCCTACAcctccactcctccctctcttgccCTGTTACACACTCAGTGCAGTTTCATTCTCTATCTGTTTCACATCTTCCTTTGCTGTCATGTCTCTACCTTTTCTCCTTCTTGCTTGTCCTCCCTCCATATAATTCACACTGACACTCTCATTTGTCAAGCCCACTCCCCACTGGGTCTCACTCACACATTTAGTCCCATATACTAGTAGCCACGCTATCCAACCCTAGGATTATCCTAGCTTTGATCTGCTGGCGAGCCACAGCCTAATTGGAAAATGTCCAGAGAGTAAAGGTGCTCTTGGTCCCTCCCCACAGCTTCTCCCTCTCTAGCGACC encodes the following:
- the fscn2a gene encoding fascin-2a; amino-acid sequence: MPTNGINNALKLQFGLINHESRYLTAEAFGFKVNASATSMKKKQIWTLEQDEQDSQVVFLRSHLGRYLASDKDGKITCGVEKPDSDCRFLIVPQSDGRWALQSESYLRYFGGSADYLSCFAQVIGETELWTVHLALHPQASLLSVARKRYAHLSASDGEISVDSNIPWGVDSLVTLVYTDGKYSLKTCDSRFLNNDGKLVKENIHTTSFTLELKSGKLAFKDCDGKYLSPIGPTGTLRSGRCSKPGKDELFDLEESHPQVVFQAANKRFVSVKQGVSISANQDVETDMETFQMEIDKESKKCMFRTNGGSYWTLVSHGEIQSTATEVEVNTMFDIEWRGQRVTLKASNGKYVCTKKNGQLSAVSDNAGDDELFLMKLINRPMLILRGENGFVCHHKNSNTLDANRSVYDIFSLIFNDGAYHIKSASGKFWYISSSGLVCSDGEKAEDFFLEFLEHGRIGIKGSNGMYLRGDQGGTLKGDGTTVDASALWEY